Part of the Candidatus Binatia bacterium genome is shown below.
ACGAACCGCACGGTGTCGCGGACGGGGCGGATGTGGCTCCCCGGCGCGTTGTAGAGGGTGGGGATCCCGACCGCGGCGATCCGGAACCCCGCGCGCGCGGCGGCAACCAGGAACTCCGACTCGTACTCGAAGCGGCGCGCCTCGGGACGCACCCGGCGCAGCACGGGAGCGCGGATCGCGCGGTAGCCCGACTGCGAGTCCTCGATCGGCGTGCGCGCGAGGCGCGACACCCACCAGCTCGTCACGTCGTTGGTCACGCGCCTTAGCCAGGGCATCCCCTCCCGGCTCTGGAGGCGGGAGCCGACGACCAGGTCGGCGCCCGCGAGCCCGGCCAGAAGCCGCGGCGCCCAGGCGGGATCGTGCTGCCCGTCGGCGTCCAGGGCGAGGACCGCGTCGGCCCCGCGACGGACCGCCTCGTCGAAGCCGGTCTGCAGCGCGGCCCCCTTCCCCTGGTTCAGCGTGTGCCGGATCACTTCGGCGCCCGCCTCCCTCGCGCGCGCTCCCGTCTCATCGCACGAGCCGTCGTCCACGACGAGGATGGTCGCTTCGGGAAGGGTCGTCTTGAGGCCTCGTACCACCGGGCCGACGGTGCCCGCCGCGTCGCGCGCGGGAATCACCGCGCAGACGCGCATCAGCGGACGCGGCTCCGCGCGAGGGAGCGTTCCCGCGCGGAGCGGCCGCGCGGCTCCTGGCGCGCGCTGCGGATGCTCCAGTCGAACCACTGCGTCGGATGGGCGCGGACGTGACCGTCGAAGAAGCGAGACAGCGAAGCGAGGGCCTCCTCCACGGAGAGGCCGCCCCGCTCCGGATCGAGGGTGAACGGCGCGTGGAAGCGGACCGCGATCTGCCCGTCGGCATCCCGCCACGCGGCTCCCGGGAGCACCTGGGCTCCCGCGCGCTGCGCCAGCCGGAGCGGGGCGGCATCCACGGCGACGAGCCGCTCGCCCAAGGGCGTCGTCTCCGGAGCGGCGGGCCGCCACGAGCGATCGGCGAGCGCCGCGATCCAACCCCCCGCGCGAAGCCGCCGGAGGGCCTCGACCGCGGGCCGCCCGCCCCCCAGCGTGCGCACGCCGAAGGCGGCGCGCCGCGAGCGGAAGAAGCGCTCCACCGCTTCCAGGCGGTGGGGCGCCGAGAGCGCCTCCATGGGGCCGACCTCGCGCGCCAGCCACCAAAGCGCCATTTCCCAGGGGCCGAAGTGTCCGCTCACGACGAGGGTCGGAGCCTGGGCCGCGCGCGCCGCGGCGAGATGGCGTGCGGCCTCGGCGTCCAGGCGGACGGCGGGGACGCGGGCGCCTCCCCCGCGCGCCGCGAGGAAGTCGCGGAGCGCCCAGGCGAAGGCGCGGAAGGTCTCGCGCGCGGGCGGAGGGGGTCCGCCGAGGCCGGCGGCGCGCCACGCGCGCCCGACGCGGTGCGACGCCTCGCGCGCGCGGGAGGGATGCGTGGAGACGTAGACGTCGGCAATCCACGCCGCCATCCGGTCGGTCATCCAGACCGGCAGGCGGCGCGCCGCGATCGAGGCGATGTGGTAGCCCAGATCCGTCATGCTCCCCCACGGAAACGGCGGGCCGGCGGCGCGCGGCGCCGGGCCCCGAAACACGGACGCCCCGGACGGTTCGCGCCGGGGCGAGGGACAGCGGGAATCAAAATGGTCGGGGCGACAGGATTTGAACCTGCGACCACCTCCACCCCAAGGAGGTGCGCTACCGGGCTGCGCTACGCCCCGACCCGAAGCCGGCGGCGACGATCGGCCTCAGGTCCATCCTACACGAGGGCGCCTCGCGGCGACAAGTCGCCCCCGGCCGGCGCCGCGCACCGTGCGGGCGCCTAGCGCCCGCGGGCGCGCTTCGTCATGTCCTGCTTCAGCATCTGGAGCAGCGACTCCATGTCCTTCTTGAGGGATCGGATCGTCTCCTCCTTGTCGAATTTGGTGAACGGGAGCTCGATCTGGTCCTTGCCGTCCTGCTTGTCGTCCAGGATCTTCCGCCGCGCGCCGGCGATCGTGAACCGCTGGTCGTAGAGGAGCTGCTTGATGTCGAACAGCACCTCGATGTCCCGCTTCCGGTACATGCGCGCGCCGCCGCGCCCCTTGCGCGGGTGGAGCATCTTGAACTGGGTCTCCCAGTAGCGCAGCACGTGGGGTTTGACGCCCACCAAGTCGCTCACTTCGCTGATCGAGTAGTAGAGTTTTCCGGTCGGAAGCGACTTCACGGGTTCACCTCCTCGAAACGGTTCGGGCCTCCGGTTTGAGATCGCGCGTCAAGAGCTCGCGCATGGCCGATCGGGCACTCTTTCCTTCGTACAGGATTGCGCGCACCTGCTCCGCGATCGGGAGCTCGATGCCGAGCCGCGCCGCGAGGTCCACCGCCGCCTGCGCGGTGCCGACCCCCTCGGCCACCATCGGCGACGCCGCCAGCGCCTCAGCGAGGGTGGCGCCGCGTCCGACCGCCTCGCCCAGGCGGCGGTTCCGGCTGTGTCGGCTGGTCGCCGTCGCGATCAGGTCCCCCATCCCGGCGAGACCCGAGAAGGTCTCCGGGCGCGCGCCCAGCGCCTCGCCGAGCCGCGCGATCTCGGCAAGGCCGCGGGTCAAGAGCGCTCCCTTGGTCGAATCGCCGAAGCCCAGCCCGTCGCTGATCCCCGCCGCGATCGCGACGACGTTCTTCAGGGCGACAGCGATCTCGACGCCCAGCACGTCGTCGTTGGTGTAGACGCGAAACGTCTCGCTGGAGAAGGCCTCCTGCACTGACGCGGCGCGCGCGTGATCCCGGCACGCGGCGACGACGGCGGTCGGAATGCCGCGCGCCACCTCCTCGGCGTGGCTCGGCCCCGCGAGCACGACCGGATCGCTGCCGAGCGGCGCCGGCAGCGTCTCCTGCGCGACCTCGCTCATCCGGCGGTGCGTGTCCTGCTCCAGCCCCTTCGTCGCGATCACGGCGAGCCGGGCCGCGGCGAGCGCCGTCTTCTCCGCGGCCAGGCGCGTCGCGGTCGCGCGGAGCGCGTGCGAGGGGGTGGCGAAGAGAACCGTGGCGCAGCCGGTGGCGGCCTCGGCGAGGTCGGAGGTGATCGCGACCGCTTCGGGGATCGCCACGCCGGGGAGAAACAGGTCGTTCCGCCGATCGCGCCGCATCCGCTCGGCGAGATCGGCCTCGTAGACCCAGAGGCGGACCGCGTGCCCGTTCTTCACGAGGAGGGCCGCCAGCGCCGTGCCCCAGCCTCCGCCTCCGATCACCGCGACGTTCACGGCTTCGCTCCCTTCCCCCCGAAGCTGGGCGCCTCGTTTCCCGCGGCGAGCCGGCGGATGTTCGGGATGTGCCGGATCACGACGAGAAGCGCCACCAGGATGCCGGCGACGACCCGGGCCAGGCGATACTCGTCGTGCGGAGCGAGCCACAGCACGAGGAGCGGATACGCGATCGCGGCGCCCAGGGAGCCCACCGACACGCGGCGCGACAGCGCGAAGAGAACGATCCAGATCGCGAGGGCGAGCAGGGCCGGGACCGGAAGGATCGCGAGGAAGACGCCGAGGCTGGTGGCCACGCCGCGCCCTCCCTTGAAACGGGCCCAGGGGGAGAAGACGTGGCCGAGGATGGCCGCCGCTCCGGCCGCGAGCGCGGTCGGGACGTGGCCCTGGCCCAGCAGCGCCGCCACCGCGCCCTTCGCGGTGTCGATCGCGAAGACGAGGCCGCCCCATCGCGGGCCCAGCCCGCGGATCGCGTTCGTCGCGCCGATGTTCCCGCTTCCGACCTTGCGAAGGTCGACGCCGCGGACGCGCGCGATCCAGAGGCCCGAAGGGATCGAGCCCAGAAGGAAGCCCAGGATGACGGGGATGGGATGGAACGGAATCGCGATTTCCCCCGAACCGGACCCGAGTTCGAACTATTCGCTTCGCTTCCACTCCAAGATGATCGGCGTCCCCTGGAAGCCGAAGCGGGTTCGCAAGCCGCTTTCCAGGTAACTTACATAATTCTTAGCTCGATATCGAGGATTGTTCACGAACAGCGCGAATGAAGGCGGGCGCGTGCCGATCTGGGCGGCGTAGTAGAACTTGAGGTGCCGGCCCTCGGCGGTGGCGGGCGGGCTGACCCGGTTCAGGATCGTCCCGATCGCCTCGTTCAGGGTCGAGGTGGGAATCGAGCGGGTGTACTCCTCGAACACCGTGACGGCGGTCGGCAGGATCTTGCCCACGCCGCGCCCCGAGAGGGCCGACACGTAGAGCCGCGGCACGTGCTCGAGGAAGGGATAGACCTTCGTGAACTCCTCCTCGATCTCGGCGCGCGCCGCGGCGGGCTCCTCGACCAGGTCCCACTTGTTGAAGACCACGACCAGGCCCTTCCGCTGCTCTTCGGCCAGCGCCGCCAGCCGCGCGTCCTGGCGCGCCGGCTCCCGGCCGACGTCGATCACGAGGAGCACGATGTCGGCCCGCGACACGGCGCGGAGCGCGCGCGTCACGCTGTAGAACTCGACCGGATCGTTCACCTTGGTCTCGCGGCGAAGCCCCGCCGTGTCCACCAGGCGGAAGGAACGGCCGTGCGCCTGCAGCGTGGTGTCCACCGCGTCCCGCGTCGTTCCAGCCACCGAATCCACGACCATCCGCTCCTGCCCCAGAAGGCGGTTCACCAGGGAGGACTTCCCCACGTTCGGCCGCCCGAGCACGGCGATCCGGATGGTGTCCGGTTCCTCGGGCTCGGCCTCGTGATCGGGAAGGAGGCGCACCACTTCGTCGAGGAGATCCCCGGAGCGGAGGCCGTGCAATGCCGACACCGGCATCGGCTCGCCCAGGCCCAGGGAGAAGAATTCCGCGACCACCTCCTCGCGCGAGGGCTGGTCGGCCTTGTTCACGACGAGGAGCGTCGGCCTTCCGCGCCGCCGCACGCGCTCGGCGACTTCGCGATCGAGCGGCGTCACGCCGGTCTGGGCGTCCGCGACGACCATCGCGACGTCGGCCTCGTCCAGGGCGACCTGCGTCTGCTGGAGGATCTGCTTCTGGATGGGATGGGCGCTCTGCGGATCGATCCCGCCGGTGTCCACGAGCAGGAACTTGTGCCCGCTCCACTCCCCTTCGGCGTAGTGGCGGTCGCGCGTGAGCCCCGAGAGCTCGTCCACGATGGCGCGGCGCTGGCCCAGGATGCGATTGAAGAGGGTGGACTTGCCGACGTTGGGGCGGCCGACGATCGCGACGATCGGGAGCAAGGAGGCTAGGCCGCCCGTTCCGACCGGGCGCTCTCATCGAAGCCGATCTGCACCGGCGCGCCGACCGCGCGCTCCAGGTCGGTGCGCGTGCGGTCGTCGAGAAAGATCTCGCGCTCCTTCAGGCAATTCGGCGGAAGGAGCACGCGATCCACCGGGCCGTGACGGAGCAGCGCCGCTTCGATGTCGGCGCCGACCAGGAGCCCGCTGACGGTCACGGTGTCGCCGAAGTACTCGTTCGTGACCACGCAGAGCGAGGCGTCCACGCCCTGAGGCGGGCGCTCGTCGAGGAGACGGCGAAGGGTCGGCGCGGCGCTCGTCCCGGTCACGACGGCGACGCGTTCGCGCGTCCCGTTCCGGGGCCGGATCGCCTCGGCTCCCTTCGACCAGGCGTCGATCGTCTGGCGCAGCATCCCGATCCCGTTCTCGAGCTGCGGGAAGCCCTCGTAGGCGCGCGCGGGCGGCACCGCCTGTTCCGCCAGCACGTACATCTCGTCGGCGGCGAAGACGATCCGCGTCTTGTGGCGCTTCTGGAGCGAGGCCTGGAAGGCGTGCACCACCTCCAGCGCGCCGATCGCGTCCTCGCGCGTGAAGGTGCGCAGGTCGGGCAGGCGGCCGCGGTGCTTCGTGAGGCCGACCGGCACGACCGCGATCGTCTTGACGCGGGGGTGGCGGGCCGACAGCTCCTCGATCGACTGCGTGAGCACGGCCCCGTCGTTCATCCCCGGCACCACGACGAGCTGCGTGTGGAGATCGATCCCGCCTGCGGCGAGCCGGTCGATGTCGGCGAGGATCTTCCCCGACTTGGGATTCTTCATCATGCGGACGCGCACGGCGGGATCGGTGGCGTGCACCGACACGTAGAGGGGCGACAGGCGCTCGTCCAGGATGCGCTGGAACTCCGCCTCGCCCAGGTTCGTCAGCGTGATGAAATTCCCGTGCACGAACGAGAAGACGTAGTCGTCGTCCTTGATCAACAGCTCGCGCCGGACCCCCTTGGGGTGCTGGTACACGAAGCAGAAGACGCAGTTGTTGTGGCAGCGCTTGGGCTGGCGGGCCTCGAACTCGACCCCGAAAGGCACGCCGTACTCGCGGAGACCCTCCACCTCGCGCTCCGTGCCGTCCTCGGAGCGGAGCCGCAGGCGCAGATGCTCCTCGGAGATCTGCGACCCGAAATCGATCTCGTCGTGGAGAAGAACCCCGTTGATCTCGAGGATCCGCTCGCGCGGGAGGAGGCCCAGTCGCTCGCCGAGGCTTCCCGGCTCGACCTTGGCAATGGTGAAGGGATCGCTCAGACCGATCATAGGCGTGACTTCGCGTTCGTACCCATCGACGGTTTCGTGAGGTGGACGCCGGGCGGGCGAAGGAAACTGGAGCGGGCAACGGGATTTGAACCCGCGACCTTCAGCTTGGGAAGCTGACACTCTACCACTGAGTTATGCCCGCTCCCACAACTGTGACGACCGAAGATTACGGGGTTTCCTCCCCGGGGTCAAGGAGCATCTCCCGGCGGATCTGGAGCGCCACCCCGGGGAATTCCTCGGGCGATTCCAGGTCGAACCAGCGCACGCCGGCGGTGCGTCGAAACCAGGTCTCCTGCCGCTTCGCGAGCTGCCGCGTCCGCAGGGCGATCGTCTGGATCGCCTCCTCCAGCGTGGCCTTCCCGCGCAGGTGCTGCAGCAGCTCCCGGTAGCCCAGGGTATGGAGGCCCGGAGCGTCCGGCGGGAGGCCCGCGCGCTCGAGGACCCGCGCCTCGTCCAGGAACCCGTCCCGGAGCTGCTGGAGGATGCGGTCCTCGATCCGGCGCGCGAGCGCGGGGCGCGCCCAGCGGATGCCGAAGCGCCGGGCCGCCGTCGGCTGGTTCCGGCGCTCCCGGCGCAGGACGCTGATCGGCGTCCCGGTCAGTCGGTAGACCTCGAGCGCGCGGATCACCCGCACCGAGTCCCCGGGAAAGATCTTCGCGTGCGCCGCGGGATCAACGCGCAGGAGCTCGGCGCGGAGCGCCTCCAGCCCCTCCGCTTCCAGGCGCGCGGAGAGCTCCGCCCGGATCGCGTCGTTCCGCTCGGGCCCGGCGAAAAGCCCTTCGAGCAGTGCGCGAAGGTAGAGGCCCGATCCCCCGACGACGACGGCGGTTGCGCCACGGCTCTCGACCCCGGCCAGGGCGGCGCGCGCCTCCCGGGCGTAGCGTCCCGCGCTGTAGGTCTCGGCCGGGGAGAGAAAGGACGCCATGTGGTGGGGCGCCCGCGCGCGGTCGGCGGCGCTGGGCGCCGCCGTGCCGACTTCGAGTCCGCGGTAGATCTGGCGGGAATCGGCTCCGACGATCTCGGCGCCGATCGCATCCGCGAGGTGGAGGGCGATCTCGCTCTTCCCCCCGGCGGTCGGACCGAGGAGGACGACAGGGACGGCGGGCACGTCAGCGGCGGCCGAAGCGGCGGTCCAGCTCCTCCATCGAAACGCGGACGTACGTCGCGCGCCCGTGCGGGTCGCCGTGCGGCAGGTCGGTGGCGAAGAGGCGGTCGATCAGCGCGCGCCGCTCCTCGGGGCGGAGCGGCTGTCCCGAGCGGACCGCGGCGTGGCAGGCGAACGATTTCGCGACGCGCTCCTCGGGGGGCTCGTCGCCCGCGCCGTGCGCCTCCTCCCCCACGAGGAGCGAGCGGAGCGCCTCCACGGCCGCCTCCTCGGGCACCGAGGCCGGGACCGCGCGGATCGCGATCTGCTTTTCGCCGAAGAGCGACACCTCGTAGCCGAGGCGCCGGATCTGCACCTCCAGCAGAAGCAGGTGGTCCAGCTCGTCGGGGGTCACGTCGAGCACGCGCGGAAAGAGGAGGTGCTGGCTGTCGGCCTCTTCCCCACACAGGCGGGCGCGCGCCTGCTCGTAGAGGATCCGCTCGTGGGCCGCGTGCTGGTCCACGACGACCAGTCCGCCGCGGATCGGCGCGAGCAGGTAGCGGTCGTGGAGCTGCCAGATCGGAATCTCGGTCTCGAGGAGGTTCTCGCGAACCGCGGCCTGCCCGCCCTCCTCCACGCGCTCGGGGGCGAGTCGCGGCGCCGCGGCGTATTCCTCGATCACGGTCTGCGTCGCCGCCGGCGCCGAGCCCAGCGCCGTCGCGGTCTCGGCGCCCCCGGGACGCGGAAGGAGCGCGCCCTGCGCGCCCCAGTAGGCGGCGCCCTCGCCGGCCAGGGCGTCCGGGCCCGCGGAGCCGGGAACGCCGGCCCCCTGAACCTGCGTCCCCGCCGGTGGAGAGGGCTGCGCGGCGGCGGGCCGCGGCGCGCGCACCTCCGGGATGTCCAGCGACACCGGAACGTGGCGGCGCATCGTCGCGTCCACGGCGCGCTTCACGGCCTGGAAGACGCGTCCCTCGTCGCGGAAGCGCACCTCGCGCTTCGTGGGATGGACGTTCACGTCCACCTGCGTGGGGTCGATCTCGATCATGAGGACGGCCATCGGGTGGCGGTCGCCGGGGACGAGGTTTCCGTATCCCTGGCGCAGCGCCGTGCCCAGCGCGGGCGAGACCACGAGGCGGCCGTTCACGGTGAGGACCTGCTGCTCCCGTCCCGCGCGCGCCTGCTCCGGCGCGCCCAGCACGCCGCGGACGACGATCTCACCCGACTCGTCGCTGAACGCCGAGGCTCCCTCGGAGGCTCCGCGTCCGTAGAGGACCTGCCAGCGTTCGAGGAGATCCTCGGCCGCGGGCAGGTCCACGTCCTCGCGGCCGGCCGAGGTGAAGCGCCAGTGGATCGCGGGATAGGTCAGGATGTAGCCCCACGCCGCGCGCGCGACGGCCCGGATCTCCGACTCCCTCGACTTCAGGAAGCGGAGCCGCGCGGGCGTGTTGAAGAAGAGATCTTCGACGGTGACGGTGGTGCCGACCGCGCGGCCGACCCCCGAGACGCCGATCACCGTGCCGCCGATCACCTCGACCTGGGTCCCGGTCAGCTCGCCGGCGGAGCGGGTCGAGAGGGAGACGCGCGCCACCTCGGAGATCGACGCCAGCGCCTCGCCGCGAAAGCCGAGCGTGCGGATCGCCTCGAGGTCCTCCTCGGAGGAGAGCTTGCTGGTGGCATGGCGGCGGACCGAGAGCAGCGCGTCCTCGCGCGACATGCCGGCGCCGTCGTCCTGGACGCGGATCAGCTTGTCGGGGCTCGCGGCGACCTGGACCGCGACGAGGCGGCTCCCCGCGTCGATCGCGTTCTCGATCAGCTCCTTCGCGACGGCGGCGGGACGGTCGACGACTTCCCCGGCGCGGATCTTGGACGCGACCTCCGGAGGGAGAACCCGGATGGAGGTCATCAGGCGCGGCGGAGGATGGGAAGCTCTCGGGGAAAGCGGGAGAGGAAGCGCGCGCCCTCTGGGCCCACGACCACGTCCTCCTCCAGCGAGACGAGGCCGTGCCCCTCCAGCCAGAGACTCGGCTCGAGGGTGTAGACGTTGCCGAGGCGCACCGGCTCGAACGGCTCGTTCCCGTAGCGCTCCCAGCGGGGTCCCAGCACGCCGCCCCCGTCGTGCACCGCGCGGCCCAGATGGTGGCCGAGCGCGTGCGCGTACTCCGGGTAGCCGCTGCCGGTCAGGTGTCCCCGCGCGACCTGGTCCACTTCCCATCCGGCCGCGCCGGGGCGAAGCGACCGGGCGGACCGCTCGATCGCCTCGACCACCGCGGCGTAGCCGCGGCGGACCTCGGCCGGAGCGTCGGCGCCCCCCGCGGCCGCGACGTACCAGAGCCGCTGGAGGTCGGAGCAGTAGCCATCGAGCACGATTCCGAAGTCCATGTGGACGAGGCAGCCGGGGGTCACCTTCTCCTCGCCCGGGGCGACGTGCCCGACGGCCGCGTGCGGCCCCACCGTCACGGTCGGGCAGTGGCGGCGCGGCCACGCCGTGGGCGCTCCCAGCCGGTCGGCCTCGGCGTGCGCCAGGGCCGCGATCTCCCGCGCCGTCATCCCGATCGCGAGGGCATCCCGGACGCGGTCGAAGATCCCCTCGGTCTGCTGGATGGCGCGCTCGATCCGCTGCCGCTCCTCGTCCAGCTTCACCGAGCGGAGATGCGCGAGGAACTTCCCCGCCGGGGTGAGGCGCGCCGCGTGCGGCGTCGCCGAGAGGACGTTCCCGAGATAGTCGCGGAGGCCGGCGGTGAGCCCGTCGGCCAGCGCGTCGTCCTCGGAGACGTTGATCCCGATGCTCCGCGGCTTCGCGCCGTCCAGGATCTCGAGGAGCGCCGCCTTGGGCCCTTCCTTGTACGTCCGGACCTCGTCGAAGATGGCCGCCTTCTGCACGTCGGGCGCGTCGAACGTGGCGACGAGCGCCGTGGAGGTGCGCTCGGTCACCAGGAAGAAGGTCGTCCACGTGAACTCGACGTCGAGGAAGTAGCGGAGCATCGGATCGGGGCGCTCCTTCGACTCCCGCACGACGGTGAGCCAGGCGTCCAGGTCGTGCTCGGCGAGGAGCGACTGGGCCTGGGCGAGCTTCTGCGCGCCCAGCGAGGGGGCGCGCGTCGCGACGGTCGGTGGCATGCAGGGACAATAAGGTCTGCGGCGAGGAGCGGCAAGCGGGAGTGTTGCGGCTATTCGCCGCGGATCAGCGCGATCAACTCTCCGCCGGTGGCGATCTCGTCGGGGTAGGCGTACTGCCGCCCGAGGAGGCGGATCTCGCTCGGGGTCTCCATCTCGCGCACGCAATCGAGACGCGGGAGGAGGAGGTCCAGCCGCTTCAGGAGCGCGCCGGAATCCTTGTCGGTCTCGGGCGAGAGCACCGCGAAGCGCCCCTCGCCGACGCGGGCCACCGTGTCCACCTCGCGCACGTTCCGTCCCAGCGAGGCGCCGAATTCCCTGAGCAGCCGCTCCGCGAACGCAGGACCGTGCCGCTCGGCGATGAGCGGGAACTCGGCGATCGCGCAGAGCGTGAGCAGGAACCCCTCGTGGTAGCGCTCGGCGCGCTTCACCTCGTCCTGAATGCGCGCCTCCAGCCCCGATCCGGTGAGAAGGCCGGTCACGCGGTCCAGCGACTCGGGCTCCTGGCCGCCCAGTCCGCGCACGTGGTCCCACGCGATCGAGACGTAGAGCGCGAGCTTCCGGAGCGCGTCCATCTCGGGCTCGCCCAGGCCGCCGCCCCGGCCCGCGTGCGGAGGAAGCACGATCCCGAGCGAGCCCGCGATGAGGTCGGAGGTGCGCACGGGGACCGTCGCCGCGTCCCCCTGGTCGGCGTCGCCCATCGCGCCCATCCCGCCCAGGGAGTCGAGGTCGACGGGTGATGCCGGCGAAAGCTCCACCCCATCGGCCATCGACCTGGCGGCCAGCGCGGCTTCGCGCTCGCGCGCCGGCTCGCGCCCTTCCTCGGCGCCCTCGTAGGCGGTGCGCAGGACGACGTCGCCATTCCTGTCCAGAAGCCGCGCGACGGCGAGCCCGCTGGGGAACAGCGCGCGCAGCGCCGCGATCGTCTCCAGCGCCAGCCCCTCCATCTCGCGCGTGACCATGAGACGCGGCGCGATGTCGGCGAGCTGCGAGACCATCGTCCCGCGCCGGTCCGCGCCCGCGTCGGGCTTCCGATGCTCGAGGAGCGAGACGAGATAGGCGGCGACGCGGTCGAGCACGTGCGCGAGCGCCTCCGGGTCGTAATCCCCGGCGCCCGCGAACTCGGCCGCGAGCACGCCGTGCACGTCCCGGCCCCGGAGCGGCGTGACCAGGAGCACGGCGGGGCGCGTCATCCCCTCTTCGCCCGGGCGGACGATCTCACCCGTGAGGCAGGCGCTCTCGCCTTCGCGGTGGGCGCGTCCGACGAGACCGGCCGCGTGGACCGGCAGCATGCCCGTCTCCCCCGCGCCCGA
Proteins encoded:
- a CDS encoding glycosyltransferase family 2 protein; protein product: MRVCAVIPARDAAGTVGPVVRGLKTTLPEATILVVDDGSCDETGARAREAGAEVIRHTLNQGKGAALQTGFDEAVRRGADAVLALDADGQHDPAWAPRLLAGLAGADLVVGSRLQSREGMPWLRRVTNDVTSWWVSRLARTPIEDSQSGYRAIRAPVLRRVRPEARRFEYESEFLVAAARAGFRIAAVGIPTLYNAPGSHIRPVRDTVRFVRFVLRHLFR
- a CDS encoding lysophospholipid acyltransferase family protein — translated: MTDLGYHIASIAARRLPVWMTDRMAAWIADVYVSTHPSRAREASHRVGRAWRAAGLGGPPPPARETFRAFAWALRDFLAARGGGARVPAVRLDAEAARHLAAARAAQAPTLVVSGHFGPWEMALWWLAREVGPMEALSAPHRLEAVERFFRSRRAAFGVRTLGGGRPAVEALRRLRAGGWIAALADRSWRPAAPETTPLGERLVAVDAAPLRLAQRAGAQVLPGAAWRDADGQIAVRFHAPFTLDPERGGLSVEEALASLSRFFDGHVRAHPTQWFDWSIRSARQEPRGRSARERSLARSRVR
- a CDS encoding MerR family transcriptional regulator, with translation MKSLPTGKLYYSISEVSDLVGVKPHVLRYWETQFKMLHPRKGRGGARMYRKRDIEVLFDIKQLLYDQRFTIAGARRKILDDKQDGKDQIELPFTKFDKEETIRSLKKDMESLLQMLKQDMTKRARGR
- a CDS encoding NAD(P)H-dependent glycerol-3-phosphate dehydrogenase; the encoded protein is MNVAVIGGGGWGTALAALLVKNGHAVRLWVYEADLAERMRRDRRNDLFLPGVAIPEAVAITSDLAEAATGCATVLFATPSHALRATATRLAAEKTALAAARLAVIATKGLEQDTHRRMSEVAQETLPAPLGSDPVVLAGPSHAEEVARGIPTAVVAACRDHARAASVQEAFSSETFRVYTNDDVLGVEIAVALKNVVAIAAGISDGLGFGDSTKGALLTRGLAEIARLGEALGARPETFSGLAGMGDLIATATSRHSRNRRLGEAVGRGATLAEALAASPMVAEGVGTAQAAVDLAARLGIELPIAEQVRAILYEGKSARSAMRELLTRDLKPEARTVSRR
- the plsY gene encoding glycerol-3-phosphate 1-O-acyltransferase PlsY, with product MAIPFHPIPVILGFLLGSIPSGLWIARVRGVDLRKVGSGNIGATNAIRGLGPRWGGLVFAIDTAKGAVAALLGQGHVPTALAAGAAAILGHVFSPWARFKGGRGVATSLGVFLAILPVPALLALAIWIVLFALSRRVSVGSLGAAIAYPLLVLWLAPHDEYRLARVVAGILVALLVVIRHIPNIRRLAAGNEAPSFGGKGAKP
- the der gene encoding ribosome biogenesis GTPase Der yields the protein MLPIVAIVGRPNVGKSTLFNRILGQRRAIVDELSGLTRDRHYAEGEWSGHKFLLVDTGGIDPQSAHPIQKQILQQTQVALDEADVAMVVADAQTGVTPLDREVAERVRRRGRPTLLVVNKADQPSREEVVAEFFSLGLGEPMPVSALHGLRSGDLLDEVVRLLPDHEAEPEEPDTIRIAVLGRPNVGKSSLVNRLLGQERMVVDSVAGTTRDAVDTTLQAHGRSFRLVDTAGLRRETKVNDPVEFYSVTRALRAVSRADIVLLVIDVGREPARQDARLAALAEEQRKGLVVVFNKWDLVEEPAAARAEIEEEFTKVYPFLEHVPRLYVSALSGRGVGKILPTAVTVFEEYTRSIPTSTLNEAIGTILNRVSPPATAEGRHLKFYYAAQIGTRPPSFALFVNNPRYRAKNYVSYLESGLRTRFGFQGTPIILEWKRSE
- a CDS encoding DUF512 domain-containing protein; the protein is MIGLSDPFTIAKVEPGSLGERLGLLPRERILEINGVLLHDEIDFGSQISEEHLRLRLRSEDGTEREVEGLREYGVPFGVEFEARQPKRCHNNCVFCFVYQHPKGVRRELLIKDDDYVFSFVHGNFITLTNLGEAEFQRILDERLSPLYVSVHATDPAVRVRMMKNPKSGKILADIDRLAAGGIDLHTQLVVVPGMNDGAVLTQSIEELSARHPRVKTIAVVPVGLTKHRGRLPDLRTFTREDAIGALEVVHAFQASLQKRHKTRIVFAADEMYVLAEQAVPPARAYEGFPQLENGIGMLRQTIDAWSKGAEAIRPRNGTRERVAVVTGTSAAPTLRRLLDERPPQGVDASLCVVTNEYFGDTVTVSGLLVGADIEAALLRHGPVDRVLLPPNCLKEREIFLDDRTRTDLERAVGAPVQIGFDESARSERAA
- the miaA gene encoding tRNA (adenosine(37)-N6)-dimethylallyltransferase MiaA, producing MPAVPVVLLGPTAGGKSEIALHLADAIGAEIVGADSRQIYRGLEVGTAAPSAADRARAPHHMASFLSPAETYSAGRYAREARAALAGVESRGATAVVVGGSGLYLRALLEGLFAGPERNDAIRAELSARLEAEGLEALRAELLRVDPAAHAKIFPGDSVRVIRALEVYRLTGTPISVLRRERRNQPTAARRFGIRWARPALARRIEDRILQQLRDGFLDEARVLERAGLPPDAPGLHTLGYRELLQHLRGKATLEEAIQTIALRTRQLAKRQETWFRRTAGVRWFDLESPEEFPGVALQIRREMLLDPGEETP
- the mutL gene encoding DNA mismatch repair endonuclease MutL, producing MTSIRVLPPEVASKIRAGEVVDRPAAVAKELIENAIDAGSRLVAVQVAASPDKLIRVQDDGAGMSREDALLSVRRHATSKLSSEEDLEAIRTLGFRGEALASISEVARVSLSTRSAGELTGTQVEVIGGTVIGVSGVGRAVGTTVTVEDLFFNTPARLRFLKSRESEIRAVARAAWGYILTYPAIHWRFTSAGREDVDLPAAEDLLERWQVLYGRGASEGASAFSDESGEIVVRGVLGAPEQARAGREQQVLTVNGRLVVSPALGTALRQGYGNLVPGDRHPMAVLMIEIDPTQVDVNVHPTKREVRFRDEGRVFQAVKRAVDATMRRHVPVSLDIPEVRAPRPAAAQPSPPAGTQVQGAGVPGSAGPDALAGEGAAYWGAQGALLPRPGGAETATALGSAPAATQTVIEEYAAAPRLAPERVEEGGQAAVRENLLETEIPIWQLHDRYLLAPIRGGLVVVDQHAAHERILYEQARARLCGEEADSQHLLFPRVLDVTPDELDHLLLLEVQIRRLGYEVSLFGEKQIAIRAVPASVPEEAAVEALRSLLVGEEAHGAGDEPPEERVAKSFACHAAVRSGQPLRPEERRALIDRLFATDLPHGDPHGRATYVRVSMEELDRRFGRR